One region of Acropora muricata isolate sample 2 chromosome 13, ASM3666990v1, whole genome shotgun sequence genomic DNA includes:
- the LOC136896502 gene encoding transketolase-like protein 2 produces MMEDAHHASMSELKCKALKEIATKLRIHSIESTNTAGSGHPTSCCSIAEILSVLFFNTMRYKVTVPKDLSSDRFVLSKGHAAPILYAAWAEAGLFPVSDLANLRKIDSDLEGHPTPRLSFVDFATGSLGQGLSCACGMAYMGKYIDKASYRVFCLVGDAESAEGSIWEAMNFASHYKLDNLCAIFDINRLGQSGPTMFQHDLNYYKNRTEAFGWNSIIVDGHDVQALCDAFNKAEMCKTKPTVILAKTFKGRDVTGVENLENFHGKALADKGRDAVVKLKETLSNDPSLKNVLEPRPVQNDVESVELSVKLTELPHYSLGDKVAVRQAYANALVKLGKTCERLLALDGDMKNSTYSQEYGKVFPGRHIECFVAEQNMVGVALGCAARGRAIAFSSTFACFFSRAFDQIRMAAVSQAAINFCGSHPGVSIGVDGPSQMALEDIAMFRSIPNCVVFYPSDAVSCERAVELAANYEYMTFIRSTRGTTPVIYQNDEIFEIGKAKIVCQAENDSALVIGAGATLAEAMKAADLLKEHKISIRILDPFTVKPIDSEAIIQHAKACNGKILTVEDHYLEGGLGEAVLAAVAQESGVTVRILAVTEVPRSGPGDELLEMFGISANHIVKAVRELNE; encoded by the exons ATGATGGAGGACGCACATCACGCTAGTATGAGTGAGCTAAAGTGTAAAGCCCTGAAAGAGATTGCAACCAAGCTGAGAATCCATAGCATCGAGTCAACTAACACGGCTGGCTCGGG GCACCCAACATCTTGTTGCTCTATCGCTgaaatcctttcagttttgtttttcaatacaATGCGTTACAAAG TAACTGTTCCTAAAGATTTATCCAGTGATCGATTTGTTTTATCAAAG GGTCATGCAGCTCCCATATTGTACGCTGCCTGGGCTGAAGCTGGCTTGTTCCCAGTTTCTGATCTGGCCAACCTTCGCAAAATTGACTCAGATTTGGAAGGACATCCCACCCCA CGTCTGTCTTTTGTTGATTTTGCCACTGGATCATTGGGCCAAGGTTTGAGCTGTGCCTGTGGAATGGCCTACATGGGAAAATACATTGACAAAGCAAG CTATCGTGTGTTCTGTCTTGTTGGTGATGCCGAGTCTGCAGAGGGTTCTATTTGGGAAGCCATGAATTTTGCCAGCCACTACAAACTTGATAACCTGTGTGCTATTTTCGACATCAACCGCCTGGGACAGAGTGGCCCCACCATGTTTCAGCATGATCTTAATTATTACAAGAATAGGACTGAAGCTTTTGG GTGGAACAGTATTATAGTTGATGGTCATGATGTCCAGGCTCTTTGTGATGCATTCAACAAAGCTGAAATGTGTAAAACCAAGCCAACTGTTATCCTGGCAAAGACTTTCAAAGGAAGGGATGTTACAG GTGTTGAAAATTTAGAAAATTTTCATGGTAAAGCTCTTGCTGACAAAGGCAGAGATGCAGTAGTGAAGTTGAAGGAAACGTTATCAAATGATCCCTCTTTGAAGAACGTCCTGGAACCCAGGCCAGTTCAAAATGATGTTGAATCTGTGGAACTGTCTGTTAAACTAACGGAGCTTCCTCATTATTCTTTGGGAGACAAG GTTGCTGTCCGCCAGGCATATGCCAACGCACTTGTCAAGCTTGGTAAAACTTGCGAACGTTTGTTAGCTTTGGACGGAGACATGAAGAACTCGACCTACTCTCAGGAATACGGAAAGGTTTTCCCTGGGCGGCACATTGAGTGCTTTGTAGCGGAACAGAATATGGTGGGAGTGGCATTAGGTTGCGCTGCCCGTGGCAGAGCCATCGCTTTCTCCAGCAcctttgcttgtttcttttcgaGGGCTTTTGACCAAATTAGAATGGCTGCTGTATCCCAAGCTGCTATCAACTTCTGTGGCTCTCACCCTGGTGTTTCTATTG GTGTAGATGGACCTTCACAAATGGCCTTAGAAGATATCGCCATGTTTCGTTCTATTCCAAATTGTGTTGTCTTTTACCCAAGTGATGCTGTTTCCTGTGAACGTGCTGTTGAATTAGCAGCCAACTACGAATACATGACCTTCATCCGATCCACACGAGGAACTACACCTGTTATTTACCAAAATGACGAGATCTTTGAGATTGGAAAAGCTAAG ATTGTTTGTCAGGCTGAAAACGACTCAGCTCTTGTCATTGGAGCAGGAGCCACTCTAGCAGAGGCAATGAAAGCCGCTGATCTACTTAAGGAGCATAAAATCAGCATCAGGATCTTGGATCCTTTCACGGTGAAGCCAATTGACAGTGAAGCCATCATTCAGCACGCAAAGGCCTGCAATGGAAAAATCCTGACTGTTGAAGATCATTATCTTGAAG GTGGTCTTGGTGAGGCTGTGTTAGCCGCTGTTGCACAAGAAAGTGGGGTGACTGTTCGTATTTTAGCCGTTACGGAAGTGCCTCGAAGTGGGCCTGGAGATGAATTGCTTGAAATGTTTGGAATCAGTGCCAATCACATTGTCAAAGCTGTCAGAGAGTTAAACGAGTGA